A stretch of Kaistella flava (ex Peng et al. 2021) DNA encodes these proteins:
- a CDS encoding peptidase U32 family protein, whose amino-acid sequence MTRSGKIELMSPAGDFTSMQAAIDNGADSIYFGVEQLNMRARASMNFTLDDLPEISRRCSEKGVRIYLTLNTIIYDHDLSLIKTLLDKAKAANLTAVIAMDQAVISYARQIGMEVHISTQINITNIETVKFYALFADTMVMSRELSMSQIKKICDQIVKEQVKGPSGNLVEVEIFGHGALCMAVSGKCYLSLHSANSSANRGACKQNCRKKYTVIDQETGFEIELDNEYMMSPKDLCTISFLDQIVDAGVSVLKIEGRGRAPEYVATVTKCYREAIDAIADGTFNQEKVAEWMKQLETVYNRGFWGGYYLGQELGEWSAENGSAATQKKVYIGKGRHFYPKSNIAEFLIEAYDLTVGDKVLIQGPTTGSQEMVLESIRVDEKPDAAKASKSDVVTFKTNFKVRPSDKLYKIVQSD is encoded by the coding sequence ATGACGAGATCAGGAAAAATAGAATTAATGTCGCCGGCCGGTGATTTTACTTCTATGCAAGCAGCAATCGATAACGGCGCAGATTCAATTTATTTCGGCGTAGAACAATTGAACATGAGAGCGCGGGCTTCCATGAATTTTACTTTAGATGATTTACCGGAAATCTCCCGACGATGCTCAGAAAAAGGCGTTCGAATTTATCTTACTTTAAATACGATTATTTACGACCACGATTTATCTTTAATTAAAACGCTTTTAGATAAAGCAAAAGCAGCAAATTTGACTGCAGTAATTGCGATGGATCAAGCGGTGATATCGTACGCAAGACAAATCGGTATGGAAGTTCATATTTCTACGCAAATTAATATTACCAATATTGAAACGGTGAAATTCTACGCTCTTTTCGCTGATACAATGGTAATGAGTCGGGAATTAAGCATGTCGCAAATTAAAAAAATCTGTGATCAAATTGTTAAAGAGCAAGTAAAAGGGCCATCAGGAAATTTAGTTGAAGTTGAGATTTTCGGACATGGTGCACTTTGTATGGCGGTTTCCGGGAAATGTTATTTGAGTTTACATTCTGCGAATTCTTCCGCAAACAGAGGTGCCTGCAAACAAAACTGTCGAAAAAAATATACCGTAATCGATCAGGAAACCGGATTTGAAATTGAATTGGATAATGAGTATATGATGTCTCCGAAAGATTTATGTACGATTAGTTTTTTAGATCAAATTGTTGATGCCGGAGTGAGTGTTCTAAAAATTGAAGGACGTGGTAGAGCACCAGAATATGTAGCGACTGTAACCAAATGTTATAGAGAAGCCATCGATGCAATTGCAGATGGAACTTTCAATCAAGAAAAAGTGGCTGAATGGATGAAACAACTTGAAACCGTTTATAACAGAGGTTTCTGGGGAGGTTATTATTTAGGACAAGAATTAGGAGAATGGTCTGCAGAAAACGGCTCTGCCGCAACACAGAAAAAAGTTTATATCGGAAAGGGAAGACATTTCTACCCGAAATCAAATATCGCAGAATTTTTAATTGAAGCATACGATTTAACGGTTGGCGATAAAGTTTTAATTCAAGGTCCAACAACAGGTTCGCAAGAAATGGTTTTGGAATCAATACGAGTTGATGAGAAACCAGATGCAGCAAAAGCTTCAAAATCTGATGTTGTTACTTTCAAAACAAATTTTAAAGTAAGACCTTCTGATAAATTATATAAAATTGTGCAGTCAGATTAA